From a region of the Candidatus Eisenbacteria bacterium genome:
- a CDS encoding cupin has product MPKIIEKPTLIEAAGVIPKRIEEYIGRVNSGHGRVSIARMTSPAGWDEPFQTPDFEEITLVLNGTLRVEYPGGLLDVCANQAIIVSPGERVRYSTPGKEGAQYISVCLPAFSLETVHREVV; this is encoded by the coding sequence ATGCCGAAAATTATCGAAAAGCCGACCCTTATTGAAGCCGCCGGGGTAATCCCCAAAAGGATTGAAGAGTATATCGGAAGGGTAAATTCAGGGCATGGCCGTGTCAGCATCGCCAGGATGACATCACCCGCCGGTTGGGATGAACCGTTTCAGACTCCCGATTTTGAAGAGATCACCTTGGTTCTAAACGGAACCTTGCGTGTCGAGTATCCGGGGGGCCTCCTTGACGTCTGTGCGAACCAGGCCATCATTGTTTCTCCCGGAGAGAGAGTCCGTTACAGCACTCCCGGCAAAGAGGGGGCCCAATATATTTCCGTGTGCTTGCCTGCGTTTTCATTGGAAACGGTTCATAGGGAGGTTGTTTAG
- a CDS encoding T9SS type A sorting domain-containing protein, translated as MRKKGQPLAIILPLIIFLTLITGASAGSVEDADFPISSQMGDSRIGPDAPPILLPPTAAGWQGEVRSPWDVASYLAFHKAAAFDAGTGSGSREIPTGNQYLYDVGYYDIVFNLNPSTHVLTGTVTMRATASTASLDMVELDLRVNMNVSSVTSGGAATTYSHLSDILSIDLDRTYSSGEEFILVIDYSGTPSGGYFAFDSNGGETLIWTLSQPYGARTWWPCKDYPFDKPDSVDIHVTVPSGLITASNGSLREQTDDGTLAYSWWHEEYPIATYLVSLAIHPYSVFTDAYVYSPGDSMDLVFYDFPAHAAGNRPINAMIKDIIGAFASVYNEYPFLNEKYGHAEFPWGGGMEHQTCTSLGYYAESIAAHELSHMWWGDMITCEDYHHIWLNEGMATYSEAIWYELAYGPEAYHQDLSANQYFGPGTIYVPDLSNTNRIFDSNLSYNKGSWVPHMLRHVVGDDDFFEILNTYYTQYGYSVATTEDFQSVAESVSGLELGAFFTQWIYGEYFPIYSYSWNAAASGDGFDISLIVDQLQSSQIFTMPIDVAITTASGEEIQVIQDHLATQSFMLHVDEEPLSIVLDPDNWILRLILSPLPEPTFDKEILLVNGVSWDSYGAEILSAYEDRAFSGDLAIDFWDYFDEPGSGYPSTLPAPRGHGAVPGDILGEYKNVIWIGNDYNGDVSGWIDSPIYSYLGAGGNVLLMTRRGESFIMDPYREYLGIDWESETTIYDCIAVEPGLSDIARIGTQSYNATFSSTVGPESTLLFEAQQGFGAYRGIGVIAIPPDGGTYNPEGGRFAFLSGRPYRWDHFDLQENVIYILYHYFGIEASDVGQSESSNLSFILNHPGPNPFSALTSIGFTLPTAESTRLAVWDISGRLVRVLLDNKMDAGRHSVKWDGLDGSGNEVATGLYFYRLESGTHSAQQKVLKLK; from the coding sequence TTGCGGAAAAAAGGGCAGCCGCTTGCCATCATATTGCCACTGATCATTTTTCTGACCCTCATAACCGGCGCATCGGCCGGCAGTGTGGAGGATGCGGATTTTCCCATCTCGTCGCAGATGGGTGATTCGAGAATCGGTCCCGATGCCCCCCCCATTCTTCTGCCCCCGACAGCGGCCGGTTGGCAGGGAGAGGTTAGATCTCCGTGGGATGTCGCTTCCTATCTGGCGTTTCACAAGGCGGCCGCCTTCGATGCCGGCACCGGCTCAGGCTCCCGGGAGATACCGACAGGCAACCAGTATCTTTATGATGTGGGTTATTATGATATCGTCTTTAATCTCAATCCGTCGACTCATGTTCTGACAGGAACCGTCACGATGAGGGCCACCGCATCCACGGCATCTCTCGATATGGTTGAACTGGATCTTCGGGTGAACATGAACGTCTCATCCGTCACATCCGGAGGCGCTGCAACGACCTATTCGCATCTTTCCGATATTCTTTCAATCGACCTGGACAGAACGTACAGCAGCGGCGAGGAGTTTATCCTGGTCATCGATTATTCCGGCACTCCGTCCGGCGGATATTTCGCTTTTGATAGCAACGGCGGAGAAACCTTGATCTGGACGCTGAGCCAACCCTACGGGGCCCGCACTTGGTGGCCCTGCAAAGATTATCCTTTTGACAAACCGGACTCCGTGGATATTCATGTCACCGTACCTTCCGGACTTATCACCGCCAGTAATGGTTCGTTGCGCGAGCAGACCGATGACGGAACGTTAGCCTATAGCTGGTGGCATGAGGAATACCCCATCGCCACATATCTCGTTTCGCTGGCCATCCACCCCTATTCCGTTTTCACCGATGCCTATGTCTATTCGCCCGGTGATTCAATGGACCTGGTCTTTTACGATTTCCCGGCCCATGCCGCCGGTAACCGCCCGATTAATGCAATGATCAAGGATATTATCGGGGCGTTTGCCAGTGTTTATAATGAGTATCCCTTCCTCAATGAGAAGTATGGTCACGCTGAATTCCCTTGGGGTGGCGGGATGGAACACCAGACCTGCACCAGTCTCGGATATTACGCGGAGAGCATCGCCGCTCACGAGCTGTCTCACATGTGGTGGGGTGATATGATCACATGCGAGGATTATCACCACATTTGGCTGAATGAGGGAATGGCCACCTATAGCGAAGCCATTTGGTACGAGCTTGCATATGGCCCCGAAGCCTATCATCAGGACTTGAGCGCCAATCAATATTTCGGTCCCGGAACGATCTATGTCCCGGATCTGAGCAACACCAATCGCATCTTCGACAGCAATCTCTCCTATAACAAAGGATCCTGGGTTCCGCATATGCTGCGGCATGTCGTGGGAGACGATGATTTCTTTGAGATCTTAAATACATATTACACGCAGTACGGCTATTCCGTCGCCACAACAGAGGACTTCCAGAGTGTTGCGGAATCTGTTTCGGGATTGGAATTAGGCGCCTTCTTTACTCAGTGGATCTACGGCGAGTATTTTCCCATTTATAGTTACTCGTGGAATGCTGCTGCTTCCGGAGACGGATTTGACATATCGTTGATCGTTGATCAATTACAGAGTTCCCAGATCTTCACTATGCCGATCGATGTCGCGATCACAACAGCAAGTGGAGAAGAGATCCAGGTCATTCAAGATCATCTAGCCACTCAATCTTTCATGCTCCATGTGGATGAAGAGCCGTTATCGATTGTTCTCGATCCAGATAATTGGATCCTCCGCCTTATCTTATCGCCCTTACCGGAACCGACCTTCGACAAGGAAATCCTCCTGGTCAACGGTGTCAGCTGGGATTCTTACGGCGCCGAGATTCTCTCCGCCTACGAAGACCGGGCTTTCAGCGGCGATCTCGCCATCGACTTCTGGGATTACTTTGATGAGCCGGGGTCCGGTTATCCCTCAACCCTACCGGCTCCGCGCGGTCATGGCGCCGTCCCCGGCGATATCCTTGGGGAATACAAAAATGTTATTTGGATCGGCAATGATTATAATGGGGATGTTTCAGGATGGATTGATTCCCCGATCTACTCCTATCTCGGCGCGGGCGGCAATGTGCTGCTGATGACGCGCCGGGGCGAAAGTTTCATCATGGACCCCTATCGCGAGTATCTTGGAATCGATTGGGAAAGCGAAACAACGATATATGATTGCATCGCCGTCGAACCTGGTTTGTCGGATATAGCTCGGATTGGAACGCAATCCTATAACGCGACGTTCAGTTCAACTGTAGGCCCCGAGAGTACTCTCCTGTTTGAAGCTCAACAGGGTTTCGGCGCTTACCGCGGTATCGGGGTTATCGCCATTCCACCTGATGGTGGAACATACAATCCAGAAGGTGGCCGATTCGCCTTTTTGAGCGGGCGACCCTACCGTTGGGATCATTTCGATCTTCAAGAAAATGTGATTTACATCCTCTATCATTATTTCGGCATCGAGGCGAGTGATGTCGGCCAAAGTGAAAGCTCGAATCTGTCCTTCATTCTGAATCATCCGGGTCCCAATCCCTTTTCGGCTTTGACATCCATTGGATTCACACTCCCCACCGCGGAATCAACCCGGCTGGCTGTTTGGGATATCTCCGGCCGCCTTGTCCGGGTTTTATTAGACAACAAGATGGATGCCGGCAGACACTCCGTTAAGTGGGACGGTTTGGACGGATCCGGGAATGAAGTGGCAACCGGTCTCTACTTCTATCGGCTGGAATCCGGAACGCATTCGGCCCAGCAAAAAGTCCTAAAATTGAAATAG
- a CDS encoding alanine dehydrogenase, translating into MIISVPRETHRHEHRVGLSPFAVSRLIKQGHTVLIEREAGKGAHFTDQVYQKVGGQIVYSSDEVYKRAQLVCRVGTISAEELELLSPDTTICAFHHLAVASKEMIRQLQELRTTLIGYEIVQDEKKRLPILLPFSEMAGHMSVHVAAGYLQTEMGGRGILMGNVPGVPPPTVLILGAGTVGSMAACQALASGAHVIVFDASLPKLRHLNNRLSGRAVTMVPTAARLAQYSAIADVLIGAVLIPGGRAPYLITEEMVRAMKPGSVILDIAIDQGGCVETSRPTTLDQPTFKMHDVIHFCVPNMTANVARTASRALANEVLPFIQNLANLGVDGALWEDVGLGRGVYLYRGEMVNEGIGKAMNIPVKNLRDLLPGDGVS; encoded by the coding sequence ATGATTATCAGTGTACCGCGGGAAACCCATCGTCATGAACATCGGGTGGGTCTGAGTCCCTTTGCCGTTTCCCGGCTTATCAAACAGGGACATACAGTTCTCATCGAAAGAGAAGCGGGCAAGGGAGCCCATTTCACCGATCAAGTATATCAGAAGGTCGGCGGGCAAATCGTCTACAGCAGTGATGAGGTCTACAAGAGGGCGCAGCTGGTGTGTCGCGTTGGGACGATCTCTGCCGAGGAGCTTGAACTTCTGAGTCCGGATACAACGATCTGCGCCTTTCATCACCTGGCGGTGGCGTCAAAAGAGATGATTCGGCAGCTCCAGGAGCTGCGAACGACCCTGATCGGCTATGAAATAGTTCAGGATGAGAAGAAAAGACTCCCGATTTTATTGCCCTTTAGTGAAATGGCGGGACATATGTCGGTGCATGTCGCGGCGGGTTATCTCCAGACGGAAATGGGAGGGCGCGGCATCCTCATGGGAAATGTGCCCGGTGTTCCGCCGCCAACGGTCCTTATCCTGGGCGCTGGTACGGTGGGGAGCATGGCGGCGTGCCAGGCGCTGGCCAGCGGGGCGCATGTCATTGTGTTTGACGCCAGCCTTCCAAAACTGAGGCATCTCAATAACAGACTATCCGGCCGCGCCGTGACGATGGTGCCGACGGCGGCGCGATTGGCTCAATATAGCGCCATCGCGGATGTTTTGATCGGAGCCGTTCTCATTCCTGGAGGGAGAGCGCCCTATCTTATCACAGAGGAGATGGTGAGGGCCATGAAACCCGGCAGCGTTATTCTCGATATTGCCATTGACCAAGGTGGCTGTGTCGAAACCAGCCGGCCGACGACTTTGGATCAACCGACATTTAAAATGCATGATGTCATTCATTTTTGTGTTCCGAATATGACGGCGAATGTGGCGCGCACCGCCTCACGAGCGCTGGCCAATGAGGTGTTGCCATTTATACAAAACCTTGCCAATCTCGGTGTCGATGGCGCTTTATGGGAAGATGTTGGGTTGGGCAGGGGTGTTTACCTTTACCGTGGAGAAATGGTCAATGAGGGTATTGGGAAGGCCATGAATATTCCGGTAAAGAATTTGAGGGATTTGTTGCCGGGAGATGGAGTGTCATGA